A window of Mucilaginibacter paludis DSM 18603 contains these coding sequences:
- a CDS encoding DUF3276 family protein, whose protein sequence is MGDFDNREREEVFSKKVRAGKRTYFFDVKATRSNDYYITVTESKKRLEDGVFIKHKIFLYKEDFEKFAEGLKDTIEYIKSNQEVVEKRYEYSEITEAAKVDDDFSFEI, encoded by the coding sequence ATGGGAGATTTTGATAACAGAGAGCGCGAAGAGGTCTTTTCAAAAAAGGTAAGAGCCGGAAAAAGAACTTATTTCTTTGATGTAAAGGCCACTCGATCAAACGATTATTACATTACTGTAACCGAAAGTAAAAAACGTTTGGAGGATGGGGTATTTATTAAGCACAAAATCTTTTTATATAAAGAAGATTTTGAAAAATTTGCTGAAGGTTTAAAAGACACCATTGAGTACATCAAATCAAACCAGGAAGTGGTTGAAAAACGCTATGAATATAGCGAGATAACTGAAGCAGCTAAAGTAGACGACGATTTTTCGTTCGAAATATAA
- a CDS encoding ABC transporter ATP-binding protein: MKHLAYLNKFLYKYRWHLIPGILFVIISNIFGVLPAQIVRVAFDLVTENISTYQLFDGFNRQAAVYSIFGSSLLLFGTLVLVLSLLRGLFLFFMRQTIILMSRHIEFDMKNEIYSHYQALSLAFFRRHNTGDLMNRVTEDVSRVRMYLGPAIMYAINTIVLFILVIYAMVTVNVRLAFFSLLPMPVLVVTIYYVNNIIEARSEGIQKRLSDLSSFVQENFSGIRVIKSYVREQFVRDSFAHESEGYKKQSMDLVQVQALFFPLMLLLVGLSTIITIYIGGVEVMKGNITAGNIAEFIVYLSQLTFPVMSLGWVTSLVQRAAASQKRINEFLHEEPEVKSPTSVKQAIKGRIEFKNVSFDYPDTGIRALNDVSFVAEPGQLVAIIGRTGSGKSTIANLIMRMYDCTGGEILIDDKPINQLNLESYRSQIGFVPQEVFLFSDTIARNIAFSADVLDMPSVEQAARNAAVYSNIMEFELGFETMIGERGVTLSGGQKQRVSIARAIVKQPQILIFDDCLSAVDTRTEEEILNNLGRSMQNKTSLIIAHRISTIKNADKILVLDQGKILEQGTHAQLMANKAAYFELYEKQLLEEQQTA, encoded by the coding sequence ATGAAGCACCTTGCTTACCTCAATAAGTTTTTGTACAAATATCGCTGGCATCTAATCCCAGGGATATTGTTTGTAATTATCTCCAACATTTTTGGTGTATTGCCCGCGCAAATTGTACGGGTAGCTTTCGATTTGGTGACCGAAAACATCAGCACATATCAACTTTTCGACGGCTTTAACAGGCAGGCTGCCGTATATAGCATTTTTGGTTCAAGCCTTTTATTATTCGGCACTTTGGTATTGGTACTCTCGTTGTTAAGGGGTTTGTTTTTGTTTTTTATGCGGCAAACCATCATTTTAATGTCGAGGCATATCGAGTTTGATATGAAGAACGAGATTTATAGCCATTACCAGGCTCTTTCGCTGGCCTTCTTCCGTCGGCATAATACCGGCGACCTGATGAACCGCGTTACCGAGGATGTAAGCCGCGTGCGCATGTACCTTGGCCCGGCCATTATGTATGCCATTAATACCATTGTACTGTTTATACTGGTAATTTATGCCATGGTAACGGTAAACGTAAGGCTGGCATTTTTTTCGTTATTACCTATGCCGGTACTGGTGGTTACCATTTACTATGTAAACAATATTATTGAGGCGCGCAGCGAGGGGATCCAAAAACGATTATCCGATCTGTCGAGTTTTGTGCAGGAAAATTTTTCGGGTATCAGGGTAATCAAATCGTACGTTCGGGAGCAGTTTGTACGCGACAGCTTTGCGCACGAAAGCGAAGGTTATAAAAAACAATCGATGGACCTGGTGCAGGTGCAGGCCTTGTTTTTCCCGCTGATGCTGCTATTGGTTGGGCTAAGTACCATCATCACCATCTATATAGGTGGCGTTGAGGTGATGAAAGGTAATATCACAGCGGGTAACATTGCCGAGTTTATTGTTTACCTGAGCCAGTTAACCTTCCCGGTAATGTCGTTGGGTTGGGTAACTTCGTTGGTTCAGCGCGCCGCCGCCTCACAGAAACGAATTAACGAGTTTCTACACGAAGAGCCTGAGGTTAAATCGCCCACCAGCGTAAAGCAAGCTATCAAAGGCCGGATAGAGTTTAAAAATGTTTCTTTTGATTATCCGGATACCGGCATCCGGGCCCTTAACGATGTATCCTTTGTTGCCGAACCGGGCCAATTAGTAGCTATTATTGGCCGCACAGGTTCCGGAAAGTCAACCATAGCCAACCTGATTATGCGGATGTACGATTGTACCGGCGGCGAAATTTTGATTGATGATAAACCCATTAATCAGCTAAACCTGGAAAGCTACCGTTCGCAAATCGGTTTTGTTCCGCAGGAAGTATTTCTGTTTTCGGATACCATTGCCCGGAATATCGCTTTTAGCGCCGATGTACTGGATATGCCCTCGGTAGAACAGGCGGCGCGCAACGCAGCCGTTTACAGCAATATTATGGAGTTTGAGCTGGGCTTTGAAACCATGATAGGCGAAAGAGGTGTTACCCTTTCGGGCGGGCAAAAGCAAAGGGTATCCATAGCGCGGGCTATTGTAAAGCAACCCCAGATATTAATTTTTGACGATTGCCTTTCGGCTGTTGATACGCGTACCGAAGAGGAGATATTGAACAACCTGGGCCGGTCCATGCAAAACAAAACAAGCCTCATCATAGCGCATCGCATATCAACCATCAAAAATGCCGATAAAATATTGGTGCTTGATCAGGGCAAAATATTGGAGCAAGGTACCCATGCCCAATTAATGGCTAATAAAGCAGCCTATTTTGAGCTATATGAGAAGCAATTGCTTGAAGAACAGCAAACTGCCTAA